A segment of the Azospirillum lipoferum 4B genome:
ACCGCATCCTGCGCCGGATGATCGAGGCCTGCGTGCGGGCGCGCTGGGTCACCATCGGCGTGACGGTGGCGGCCTTCGTCACCGCGCTGGTCGGCTTCGGTCATGTGCAGCAGCAATTCTTCCCCTCGGCCAGCCGGCCGGAGCTGCTGATCGACATCCGCCTTGCCGAAGGCTCGTCGTTCGAGGCGACCGCCGCGGAGGTGAAGCGGATGGAGGCGGTGCTGGCCAAGGACCCGGACGTCGACTATTGGGTCGCCTATACCGGCGGCGGCTCCCCGCGTTTCTACCTGCCGCTCGACCAGCAGCTGGAGACCGCCAACTTCGCCCAGTTCATGGTGATGACCAAGGGGCTGGAGGAGCGCGAGCATTTCATGCAGCGGCTGGAGCCGACGCTGGAATCCGACTTCCCCGCCGCCCGCGTCCGCATCAGCCGGCTGGAGAACGGCCCGCCGGTCGGCTATCCGGTGCAGTTCCGCGTCACCGGCGACGATCCGGCGACCATCCGCAAGATCGCCTATCAGGTGCGCGACACCATGCGCGCCCACCCCAACACCGCCAACGTCCATCTGGACTGGGACGAGCTGTCCAAGCGCGTCCGGCTGGAGGTGGACACCGCCAAGGCCCGCGCGCTGGGCGTGTCGAAGCAGGACCTGTCCAACGCCCTGCAGCTGCTGCTGAACGGTATGTCGGTCACCCAGTACCGCGAGGGGACGGAGCTGATCGGCGTCCTGCTGCGCACCACGCCGGAGGAGCGGGCGGACCTGTCGCGCCTGGGCGAGCTGAACATCCGCACCAGCCGCGGCACCACCGTGCCCCTGAGCCAGGTCGCCAGCGTCCGCTACGAGCTGGAGGAGCCGGTGCTGTGGCGCCGGGGCCGCGAGACGACGATGACCATCAAGGGCGACGTGACCGGCGGCCTGCAGGCCCCGGTGGTCAGCACCCAGTTGAACGGACAGCTGAACGCCCTCCGCGCCACCCTGCCCGACGGCTACGCCATCACCATGGGCGGCGCCATCGAGGAAAGCGCCAAGGGCCAGGACTCGATCAATGCCATGATGCCGCTGATGCTGCTGATCATGGTGACCACGCTGATGCTGCAGCTGCAGAGCTTCTCGCGCGTGTTCATGGTCCTGCTGACGGCGCCCTTGGGGCTGATCGGCGTCACCGCCTCGCTTCTGCTGTTCAACCTGCCCTTCGGCTTCGTCGCCATGCTGGGCGTCATCGCGCTGGCCGGCATCATCATGCGCAACTCGGTCATCCTGGTCGACCAGATCGAGCAGGACATCCGCAGCGGCCGGTCACGTTGGGACAGCATCGTGGAGGCGACGGTGCGCCGAGCCCGCCCCATCGCGCTCACCGCCGCCGCCGCGATCCTCGCCATGATCCCGCTGACGCACAGCGTCTTCTGGGGCCCGATGGCGGTCGCCATCATGGGCGGTCTGGCCGGCGCCACCGTGCTGACGATCTTCTTCCTGCCGGCGCTCTACGCCGCCTGGTTCCGCGTGCCCCGGCCGGAGGCGGAAGAGGTGGAGGAAGACGGGATGAATGGCGCGCTGCCTAATCCGGCGCTGGGGGATTGATAACCAACTCTTTCGCTCAAGCTTGACCGTGGTCAAGGGACACCCCCGTGGCCCATGCGAGGGTGCCGGCACAATCGATCTCCCGATTGCATCATCACTGGTGATGATCCTCTTTCGTACTGTGACTTCGCGCCCGGCGGCATCGGCCTCCGGGTGCATTTTTTGTTGCACCTTCTCCGGTTCGGACCGGTGCGGGGATGGAACGCCGCCGCCCGCAACCTGTTGGGCCATCAAGCAGCCGATCGCCAACAGCCTATCGCCGTATTCCTGCCCCGGGGAGAAGACCGTGGCCAACGTCAATCGCCAGCGCCAGCGGATGGTCGACACCCAGATCGCCCGCCGCGGCATCCGCTCCGAACCCGTCCTCAACGCCATGCGTGCCGTCCCGCGCGACCATTTCGTCGCGCCCGAGATGGTCGAGTTCGCCTATGAGGACACGCCCCTGCCCATCGGGGAGGAGCAGACGATCTCGCAGCCCAGCGTCGTCGCCGCGATGATCGATGCGGCGGAGGTCGGCGCGGACGACAGGGTGCTGGAGGTCGGGGCCGGCTCCGGCTATGTCGCGGCGCTGCTGGGCCACATCGCCCGCCAGGGCGGGGGCCGCGTCTTCGCGGTCGAACGGCACCCCAATCTGGCCCAGTCGGCCCGGCGCCGGCTGCAGGATCTGGGGTTCGGCGACGTGACGGTGCGCACCGGCGACGGGACGGAGGGGTGGCCGGAGGAAGCGCCCTTCGACGTCATCCTGGTGTCGGCCGGCGGGCCGGAGGTGCCGAGGGCCCTGATGGACCAGCTCGCCATCGGCGGGCGAATGGTGATCCCGGTCGGCGCCCGCCGCGATCAGACGCTGGTGAAGATCGTCCGCCATGGTGAGACGGAGTTCGAACGGGAGGAGCGGGACCGCGTGTCCTTCGTGCCGCTGATCGGCGCCCAGGGCTGGACGGAGGACGGCACGCGGTCGGCCAGCACCCACAATCCGGGACGGCGGCCGGGGGAGCCGCCGACCACCCTGCCGGAGATGATCGCCGATGCCGCCGAACCCCTGCCGGATCTCGACAGCCCCGACTTCGGCCGGCTGTTCGACCGTTGGGGCGACCGCCGCGTCGTGCTGCTGGGCGAGGCGAGCCACGGAACCTCGGAGTTCTACCGCGCCCGCGCCGCCATCACCAAGAGACTGATCGAGCGGCACGGCTTCACCATCGTTGCCGTGGAGGCCGATTGGCCGGACGCCGCCGTGATCGACCGCTATGTCCGCCACCGCCCCGGCGGCCGGGCGGAAGAGGCGCCCTTCCAGCGCTTCCCCAGCTGGATGTGGCGGAACACCGACGTCGCCGCCTTTCTCGATTGGCTGCATGATCGCAACGGCAGCCAGCCGCCGGAACGCCGCGCCGGGTTCTACGGTCTCGACATGTACAACATGGGCGGGTCCATCGCCGCGGTGCTGGACTATCTCGATCGCGTCGATCCGGAGGCGGCGGCGGCGGCGCGCGAGCGCTACGGCTGCCTGACGCCCTGGCAGCGCGATCCCGCCACCTATGGCCGCGCGGCGCTGTCCGGCGGCTTCCGCAAATGCGAGGCGGCGGTGATCGAGCAGTGCCGGGCCTTGCTGGAAAAGCGGCTGGATTATGCGGGGGAGGACGGCGACCGCTTCCTCGACGCCACCCAGAACGCCCGCCTGATCGCTTCGGCCGAGCGCTATTACCGCATCATGTATTACGGCGGGGCGGACAGCTGGAACCTGCGCGACACCCATATGTTCGAAACGCTCGCGAACCTGCTGGAGGCCAAGGGGCCGGACGCCAAGGCGGTGGTCTGGGCCCACAACTCCCACATCGGCGATGCCCGCCAGACCGACATGGGCATCACCCGCGACGAGCTGAACATCGGCCAGCTTTGCCGCGAACGCTTCGGTGCGGAGGCTGCGCTGATCGGCTTCGGCACCCACGGCGGTACGGTCGCGGCGGCCACCGACTGGGACGGCGCCATGGAGGTGAAGCGGGTTCGGCCATCGCGCGGCGACAGCTATGAACGGCTCTGCCACGACGCGGGAGTGCCGCACTTCCTGCTCGACCTTCAGGCGGAGCGGAACGGGGCGGTGCGGCGCGCCCTGCTGACGCCGCGGCTGGAACGCTTCATCGGCGTCATCTACCGCCCCGAGACGGAGCTGTGGAGCCACTATTCCGAAGCCACCCTGCCCGGCCAGTTCGACGCCTGGGTCTGGTTCGACGAGACGACCGCCGTCACCCCGCTGGGGCCGGAACACGCCCGGACCGACGTGCCCGACACCTATCCCTTCGGGCTGTGAGCGGCACCCGCGTCACAGGAAGAACACCAGCGTCGTCAGGCCCAGCAGCGGCACCAGGATGCCGCAGGACCAGGCCATATAGCCGAAGAAGCTGGGCATGGCGACGCCGCGCTCCTCGGCGATGGCCTTGACCATGAAGTTGGGGGCGTTGCCGATGTAGCTGTTGGCGCCCATGAACACCGCGCCGGCGGAAATCGCCGTCAGCGTCAGCGACAGGTCGGTCATCAGAAGCTTCGCGTCGCCGCCGGCCGTGTTGAAGAAGATCAGGTAGGTCGGCGCGTTGTCGAGGAAGCTGGACAGGATGCCGGTGGCCCAGAAATAGGCGGCCGGGTTCGGCTTCCCGCCCTCGTTCACCGCCGAGATGATGGCACCCAGCGCGCCGTCGGTGCCGGACTTCAGGATGGCGATG
Coding sequences within it:
- a CDS encoding efflux RND transporter permease subunit, coding for MNHSRMNLSAWALAHRTLVLFMMLASVLAGALAYMNLGRAEDPSFTFKVMVVRTQWPGATAREVEQFVTDRIEKKLEEVPYYDVSRSYSKPGESVVFVQLKDYTPPKMVADLWYQVRKKIGDITYTLPDGVVGPFFNDEFGDVYSAIYGFMGEDFTPAQLKKVAEQARARLLKLPGVEKIDLIAPQEERVYVEISSQRLASFGLPVESVIQALQRENAIAASGDVDTGSQRVYVRLDLGLDTAAAVRAIPVESGGRLLTVGDVAEVKRGYVEPRRYTLRYKGRDAIGLGVVMAKGGNVLKLGEKLDAAMEKIKAELPVGLEVAQIADQPTVVERSVGEFMKSLAEALGIVILVSLVSLGWRTGIVVALAVPLVLAMTLVAMQILHIDLQRISLGALIIALGLLVDDAIIAVEMMVVKMEQGWDRLKAGAFAYTSTAFPMLSGTIVTAAGFVPVGFAASAAGEYTNSIFWVVALSLMLSWVVAVIFTPYLGWLLLPKPKHVVPEGHELDIYDTRTYRILRRMIEACVRARWVTIGVTVAAFVTALVGFGHVQQQFFPSASRPELLIDIRLAEGSSFEATAAEVKRMEAVLAKDPDVDYWVAYTGGGSPRFYLPLDQQLETANFAQFMVMTKGLEEREHFMQRLEPTLESDFPAARVRISRLENGPPVGYPVQFRVTGDDPATIRKIAYQVRDTMRAHPNTANVHLDWDELSKRVRLEVDTAKARALGVSKQDLSNALQLLLNGMSVTQYREGTELIGVLLRTTPEERADLSRLGELNIRTSRGTTVPLSQVASVRYELEEPVLWRRGRETTMTIKGDVTGGLQAPVVSTQLNGQLNALRATLPDGYAITMGGAIEESAKGQDSINAMMPLMLLIMVTTLMLQLQSFSRVFMVLLTAPLGLIGVTASLLLFNLPFGFVAMLGVIALAGIIMRNSVILVDQIEQDIRSGRSRWDSIVEATVRRARPIALTAAAAILAMIPLTHSVFWGPMAVAIMGGLAGATVLTIFFLPALYAAWFRVPRPEAEEVEEDGMNGALPNPALGD
- a CDS encoding protein-L-isoaspartate(D-aspartate) O-methyltransferase: MANVNRQRQRMVDTQIARRGIRSEPVLNAMRAVPRDHFVAPEMVEFAYEDTPLPIGEEQTISQPSVVAAMIDAAEVGADDRVLEVGAGSGYVAALLGHIARQGGGRVFAVERHPNLAQSARRRLQDLGFGDVTVRTGDGTEGWPEEAPFDVILVSAGGPEVPRALMDQLAIGGRMVIPVGARRDQTLVKIVRHGETEFEREERDRVSFVPLIGAQGWTEDGTRSASTHNPGRRPGEPPTTLPEMIADAAEPLPDLDSPDFGRLFDRWGDRRVVLLGEASHGTSEFYRARAAITKRLIERHGFTIVAVEADWPDAAVIDRYVRHRPGGRAEEAPFQRFPSWMWRNTDVAAFLDWLHDRNGSQPPERRAGFYGLDMYNMGGSIAAVLDYLDRVDPEAAAAARERYGCLTPWQRDPATYGRAALSGGFRKCEAAVIEQCRALLEKRLDYAGEDGDRFLDATQNARLIASAERYYRIMYYGGADSWNLRDTHMFETLANLLEAKGPDAKAVVWAHNSHIGDARQTDMGITRDELNIGQLCRERFGAEAALIGFGTHGGTVAAATDWDGAMEVKRVRPSRGDSYERLCHDAGVPHFLLDLQAERNGAVRRALLTPRLERFIGVIYRPETELWSHYSEATLPGQFDAWVWFDETTAVTPLGPEHARTDVPDTYPFGL